In a genomic window of Octadecabacter temperatus:
- a CDS encoding NAD(P)-dependent oxidoreductase — MAKPTIGFIGLGLMGGNMVENLQKRGFELVVMDLNKDAVKAVLDRGNATEASTPKELAEASDIVMLALTTSDVVEALVYGDHGILAGIKEGSVLIDFGTSIPASTRKIGADLAAKGAGMVDAPLGRTPAHAKDGLLNIMAGGDKATFEKVKPVLDEQGENVFYIGALGTGHVTKLINNFMGMTTVATMSQAFAVADRAGVDRQQLFEIMSAGPSNSPFMGFCKNYAVDGVSDLGFSINNANKDLGYFLKMAEDLGTRAEIAEGTSHNLQAAVDAGMGEGNVPEIFDYFMTLKS; from the coding sequence ATGGCCAAACCTACCATCGGATTTATCGGACTCGGCCTTATGGGCGGCAATATGGTTGAGAACCTTCAGAAGCGTGGCTTTGAGCTGGTTGTTATGGACCTCAACAAGGACGCTGTGAAAGCGGTTCTTGATCGCGGCAACGCGACGGAAGCGTCCACGCCAAAGGAACTTGCTGAAGCAAGTGACATCGTAATGTTGGCACTGACGACATCCGACGTTGTTGAAGCATTGGTTTACGGCGACCACGGCATTCTTGCAGGCATCAAAGAAGGGTCCGTGCTGATCGACTTCGGCACATCCATTCCTGCATCGACGCGCAAAATTGGTGCTGACTTGGCAGCCAAGGGCGCTGGCATGGTTGATGCACCGCTCGGCCGCACACCTGCACACGCCAAAGATGGCTTGCTCAACATTATGGCTGGCGGCGACAAGGCGACCTTCGAAAAGGTTAAGCCTGTCCTCGACGAGCAAGGCGAAAACGTCTTTTACATCGGCGCACTCGGCACTGGTCACGTTACCAAGCTCATCAACAACTTCATGGGCATGACAACAGTCGCCACCATGTCACAGGCGTTTGCCGTAGCTGACCGCGCTGGTGTTGATCGCCAACAGTTGTTCGAAATCATGTCGGCTGGCCCGTCCAATTCACCGTTCATGGGCTTCTGTAAGAACTACGCCGTTGATGGCGTCAGTGACTTGGGCTTCTCCATAAACAACGCCAACAAAGACCTTGGCTATTTCCTTAAAATGGCAGAAGACCTCGGCACACGGGCTGAGATCGCAGAAGGCACATCGCACAACCTCCAAGCGGCGGTCGACGCGGGCATGGGTGAAGGCAATGTTCCTGAAATCTTTGACTACTTCATGACGCTTAAAAGCTAA